Proteins encoded in a region of the Candidatus Margulisiibacteriota bacterium genome:
- the dnaG gene encoding DNA primase, whose protein sequence is MIPAQTIEEIRKKSDIVSVISEYVPLRKRGRSHLGLCPFHSEKTASFTVSEEKQLFHCFGCGAGGNVFDFIMQIDNLGFAEAVRELGEKLGIEVEGAGTGGGGKSQRDQIYDLMQLAGKFFVKALQEPGGQPARDYMKGRGISDQTAALFNLGYAPEGWDHLYRYLLSRGAHPQMMEQAGLVLERENEKGSYYDRFRGRLQFPIMDTRGRLLGFSGRSLDGKEPKYLNSPDTPVFHKGEAIFGLNFTKEAIKAAKTAVLVEGNVDLISTFQAGVKNVVAPLGTALTIGQCKLLARFADTVVLAYDADPAGETAAERSAEIVRSAGLKVRIAQFSGAKDPDELVQKHGAEALKKALSESLPYLEFKIRRTLSRHNLAEIEGRGRALKEIGPLLAQESDQFAQKEYAKLAAAMLKTTDEQVLAEAKKLRFYNNHGTRDLRRTVEKPASKISTAEKHLLALAAQSSDARETLKAELPLDHFITPEARQIATLLYGADLSGAEQPEHALLGMIEDEGAKRLLTTALLGETVENPQEILRDCIQSLKGEHLKGRVSVIKEELLQAEAAGNAVRAAELLSALKTEIS, encoded by the coding sequence TTGATCCCCGCCCAAACGATCGAAGAGATCAGAAAAAAATCGGACATCGTCTCGGTCATTTCAGAATACGTGCCGCTCCGCAAACGGGGCCGGAGTCACTTGGGGCTCTGCCCGTTCCATTCTGAAAAGACCGCGTCGTTCACCGTCTCCGAAGAGAAACAATTGTTCCACTGCTTCGGCTGCGGCGCGGGAGGAAATGTTTTTGACTTTATCATGCAGATCGACAATCTCGGCTTTGCCGAAGCGGTCCGCGAGCTCGGCGAAAAACTGGGGATCGAAGTCGAAGGGGCCGGCACGGGCGGCGGCGGCAAAAGCCAGCGCGACCAGATCTATGACCTGATGCAGCTCGCCGGCAAATTTTTCGTGAAGGCCCTGCAGGAGCCGGGCGGACAACCGGCCCGCGATTACATGAAAGGGCGCGGCATCAGCGACCAGACCGCCGCCCTCTTTAATCTTGGTTACGCGCCGGAGGGCTGGGACCATTTGTATCGGTACCTCCTCTCCCGCGGCGCTCATCCGCAAATGATGGAACAAGCCGGGCTGGTCCTGGAGCGAGAAAACGAAAAAGGGAGTTACTACGATCGCTTTCGGGGCCGGTTGCAGTTCCCAATTATGGACACCCGGGGCCGCCTGCTCGGTTTCAGCGGCCGTTCTCTCGACGGTAAGGAACCGAAGTATTTAAATTCGCCTGACACGCCGGTTTTTCATAAAGGCGAAGCGATCTTCGGGCTTAACTTTACTAAGGAAGCGATCAAAGCGGCCAAGACCGCGGTCCTGGTCGAAGGGAACGTCGACTTGATCTCGACCTTCCAGGCTGGAGTCAAAAACGTCGTCGCGCCGCTAGGCACGGCCCTGACGATCGGCCAGTGCAAGTTGCTGGCCCGCTTCGCCGATACAGTAGTACTGGCTTACGACGCCGATCCGGCCGGCGAAACCGCGGCCGAACGGTCGGCGGAGATCGTCCGGTCGGCCGGGCTCAAAGTTAGGATCGCCCAATTTAGCGGCGCGAAAGATCCGGACGAGCTGGTCCAAAAGCACGGCGCCGAAGCGCTGAAAAAAGCGTTGAGCGAATCACTCCCCTATCTCGAGTTCAAGATCCGGCGGACCTTGAGCCGCCACAATCTGGCCGAGATCGAAGGACGCGGCCGGGCGCTGAAAGAGATCGGCCCGCTCCTCGCCCAGGAGAGCGACCAATTCGCGCAGAAAGAGTACGCCAAGCTGGCGGCGGCCATGCTCAAGACGACGGACGAACAGGTCCTGGCCGAAGCGAAAAAGCTCCGCTTTTATAATAATCACGGAACGCGCGACCTGCGCCGGACGGTGGAGAAGCCCGCTTCCAAGATCAGCACGGCCGAAAAACATTTGCTAGCCCTGGCGGCACAAAGCAGCGACGCGCGGGAGACCTTGAAAGCGGAATTGCCGCTCGATCATTTCATAACACCGGAAGCCCGCCAGATCGCGACGCTGTTATACGGCGCGGACTTGAGCGGCGCCGAACAACCGGAGCACGCGCTCCTTGGAATGATCGAAGACGAAGGGGCCAAACGGCTCCTGACCACCGCCCTGCTGGGCGAAACGGTGGAAAATCCGCAGGAGATCCTGCGCGATTGCATCCAGTCTCTAAAGGGTGAACATTTGAAGGGCCGGGTCAGCGTTATTAAAGAAGAATTGCTTCAGGCGGAAGCGGCCGGCAACGCGGTCCGGGCGGCCGAATTACTCTCGGCGTTAAAGACTGAAATTTCCTAG
- the rsmI gene encoding 16S rRNA (cytidine(1402)-2'-O)-methyltransferase, protein MAGTLYVVATPIGNLEDLTFRAKRILSEVSLIAAEDTRQSKILLNHYEIKTPLTSYHKFNIMSKAEYLLGKLELGSDLALVTDSGTPCISDPGYELVREAAKRGITVVPIPGASAAITALSAAGLPTDRFAFEGFLPKRPGKKRKLLEALKNEERTIIIYESPFRLLKTLQEIVTSMGDRQVAVCRELTKKFEEIKRGKASEVLAHFQAKAVKGEIVIVVEGLSDDKEKEVPEVDC, encoded by the coding sequence ATGGCCGGGACCCTGTATGTCGTCGCGACTCCAATTGGAAATTTGGAAGACCTAACCTTTCGGGCGAAGCGGATCCTCTCCGAAGTTAGCCTGATCGCGGCTGAAGATACCCGGCAATCAAAGATCCTCCTCAATCATTACGAGATCAAAACGCCGCTGACCTCATATCATAAGTTCAATATCATGTCGAAGGCCGAATATTTGCTCGGTAAACTTGAACTTGGCTCCGACCTGGCGCTGGTCACCGATTCCGGCACCCCTTGCATTTCCGATCCCGGTTATGAGTTGGTGCGGGAAGCGGCCAAAAGGGGAATAACCGTTGTCCCCATCCCCGGCGCGTCGGCGGCGATTACCGCTCTTTCGGCCGCCGGCCTGCCGACCGATCGGTTCGCCTTCGAAGGGTTTCTTCCCAAGCGGCCGGGGAAGAAACGAAAATTGCTCGAGGCGTTGAAAAATGAAGAACGAACGATTATAATCTACGAATCGCCTTTCCGTTTGCTCAAGACTCTGCAGGAGATCGTGACTTCGATGGGCGATCGGCAAGTTGCTGTTTGCCGGGAGCTGACCAAAAAGTTCGAAGAGATCAAGCGGGGAAAAGCTTCCGAAGTTCTGGCCCATTTTCAGGCTAAAGCGGTCAAGGGTGAAATTGTGATCGTCGTCGAGGGACTGAGCGACGATAAAGAAAAGGAGGTGCCGGAGGTCGATTGTTAA
- a CDS encoding energy transducer TonB, with amino-acid sequence MRELTLPRVAMFLGLGMAATAALFIMRTNLSVDQAYPVFAGEEIRVERPATVKAGRVVATKTAVLQPVMQPIRSVPLPIVPLSVTQKVIPVYPQAALENGLEGQAILSVYVGDNGQPWKVEVKNSSGNSDLDLAAISALWQWRFNPASQSGAAIASWFEVPVKFALQ; translated from the coding sequence ATGAGAGAACTTACTTTGCCGAGAGTGGCGATGTTCCTGGGCTTGGGGATGGCGGCGACCGCGGCCCTTTTTATCATGAGGACAAACTTGTCTGTCGATCAGGCTTACCCGGTTTTTGCCGGCGAGGAGATCCGGGTTGAGCGGCCCGCGACCGTTAAGGCGGGCCGGGTTGTAGCGACTAAAACCGCGGTCTTGCAGCCGGTAATGCAGCCGATCCGCTCGGTTCCCTTGCCGATCGTTCCTCTGTCGGTGACCCAAAAGGTCATCCCTGTCTATCCGCAGGCCGCGCTGGAGAACGGACTTGAAGGCCAGGCTATCCTGTCGGTTTATGTCGGTGACAACGGCCAGCCCTGGAAGGTCGAAGTCAAAAATTCTTCCGGCAATAGCGACCTGGACCTGGCGGCAATTTCCGCTCTTTGGCAATGGCGTTTCAATCCGGCCAGCCAAAGCGGCGCCGCGATCGCCAGCTGGTTCGAAGTGCCGGTCAAGTTCGCGCTGCAATAA
- the queA gene encoding tRNA preQ1(34) S-adenosylmethionine ribosyltransferase-isomerase QueA, with amino-acid sequence MKTADFDYNLPEELIAQTPAADRDHSRLMVLDRKRGAIEHRVFYEILDYFQAGDLLVLNNTKVMPANLVGKKEAGGNKIEVLLSKQLAATNSDWPRFECLVKPGKKLKFGDRVIFGEDETVGTVLEKTASGEQILEFSGDLWGYMKKAGELPLPPYVKADRRSPELRARYQTVFAEKEGASAAPTAGLHFTPELLARIEARGVKIAYVTLHTGLATFKPIYAENVEDHPMYSEAFEVPAETMRLLGEAKRIVAVGTTAIRTLETVADQVKAGKKEPIKGETALFIYPGYQFKLVNAIITNFHFPRTSLIALVAAFAGQAFTLKAYETAVREKYRFYSFGDAMLIV; translated from the coding sequence ATGAAAACAGCTGATTTTGATTATAACCTGCCGGAAGAATTGATCGCCCAAACGCCGGCCGCTGACCGGGACCATTCCCGGCTGATGGTCCTTGACCGGAAGCGGGGGGCGATCGAACATCGGGTGTTTTACGAGATTCTCGACTATTTTCAGGCCGGGGACTTATTAGTGCTGAATAATACCAAAGTGATGCCGGCCAATCTGGTTGGCAAAAAGGAAGCTGGCGGGAACAAAATCGAAGTTCTATTGAGCAAGCAATTGGCGGCAACTAATAGTGATTGGCCGCGTTTCGAATGCCTGGTCAAACCGGGAAAAAAACTGAAGTTTGGCGATCGGGTTATTTTTGGTGAAGACGAAACTGTTGGCACCGTCTTGGAAAAGACCGCCAGCGGCGAACAGATCCTTGAGTTCAGCGGGGACCTTTGGGGTTACATGAAAAAGGCCGGTGAACTTCCCCTGCCGCCTTACGTTAAGGCCGATCGCCGTTCCCCAGAGTTGCGGGCCCGTTACCAGACGGTCTTTGCGGAGAAGGAGGGGGCGTCCGCCGCGCCGACCGCCGGGCTTCATTTTACCCCGGAACTCCTCGCCAGGATCGAAGCGCGCGGCGTAAAGATCGCTTACGTTACCCTCCACACCGGATTGGCGACCTTTAAACCGATCTACGCGGAAAATGTTGAAGACCATCCGATGTATTCAGAGGCTTTCGAGGTCCCGGCCGAGACGATGCGGCTGTTAGGCGAGGCTAAAAGGATTGTGGCGGTCGGAACGACCGCCATCCGGACGCTGGAAACGGTTGCCGACCAGGTCAAGGCGGGGAAAAAAGAACCGATCAAGGGAGAGACTGCTTTATTCATCTATCCAGGCTATCAATTTAAGCTGGTAAACGCGATCATTACCAATTTTCATTTTCCCCGGACCTCGCTGATCGCTTTGGTGGCCGCTTTTGCCGGGCAGGCGTTCACTCTTAAGGCTTATGAAACGGCGGTTAGGGAGAAATATCGTTTTTACTCTTTCGGCGACGCAATGCTGATCGTTTGA
- the rpoD gene encoding RNA polymerase sigma factor RpoD, protein MYFGKKADFETLKTLGARKGFLTPEDILSVYPEPEKKLDQIEQLLSTGIDLSESAKMAKEEEIPKAEDLQKELLGLKGVGVDDTVRMYLREIGKFPLLTSEEEVVLAKRLKAGDIRAKHKLVNSNLRLVVSIAKKYTGRGMLFLDLVQEGNLGLIRAVEKFDYRKGYKFSTYATWWIRQAITRAIADQARTIRIPVHMIETINRLRKTSRILLQQLGHKPTEKEIAQRARMSVDKVREILRISQVPLSLEAPIGDEESSRLGDFVEDVTIQAPDDIVLQGLLRDDLEEVMNTLSERERTVLKLRFGLDDGHPRTLEEVGKVFNVTRERIRQIEAKALRKLKHPTRARKLKEYLK, encoded by the coding sequence ATGTATTTTGGTAAAAAAGCAGATTTTGAAACATTGAAGACTTTGGGGGCCCGCAAGGGTTTCTTAACGCCCGAAGATATCCTCTCGGTCTATCCTGAACCGGAAAAGAAACTTGACCAGATCGAACAGCTTTTGAGCACCGGCATCGATCTGTCGGAAAGCGCCAAGATGGCCAAGGAAGAAGAGATCCCGAAAGCCGAGGACCTGCAAAAGGAACTCCTGGGGCTTAAAGGGGTCGGTGTCGACGACACCGTCCGGATGTACCTGCGCGAGATCGGCAAGTTCCCGCTGCTGACTTCGGAAGAAGAAGTCGTCCTGGCCAAACGTCTGAAAGCCGGCGACATCCGCGCCAAGCACAAGCTGGTCAACTCCAATCTGCGCCTGGTCGTCAGTATCGCCAAGAAATATACCGGCCGCGGCATGCTCTTCCTCGACCTCGTCCAGGAAGGGAACCTGGGGCTCATTCGCGCCGTCGAAAAGTTCGACTACCGCAAGGGCTACAAGTTCTCGACTTACGCGACCTGGTGGATCCGCCAGGCGATCACCCGCGCCATCGCCGACCAGGCCCGGACCATCCGCATCCCGGTCCACATGATCGAAACGATCAACCGGCTGCGCAAGACTTCGCGCATCCTACTGCAGCAGCTCGGCCACAAGCCGACGGAAAAAGAGATCGCCCAGCGCGCCCGGATGTCGGTCGACAAGGTCCGGGAAATCCTCCGGATCTCGCAGGTGCCGCTCTCTCTCGAAGCGCCGATCGGCGACGAAGAAAGTTCGCGGCTTGGCGATTTTGTCGAGGATGTCACCATTCAGGCGCCGGACGACATCGTCCTGCAGGGACTGCTGCGCGACGACTTGGAAGAAGTGATGAACACTCTCTCGGAACGCGAACGGACCGTCCTGAAGCTCCGCTTCGGTCTGGACGACGGGCATCCGCGGACCCTGGAAGAGGTCGGCAAGGTTTTCAACGTTACCCGCGAGCGCATCCGGCAGATCGAAGCCAAGGCGCTGCGGAAATTAAAGCACCCGACCCGCGCCCGGAAGCTCAAAGAGTATTTAAAGTAA
- the tgt gene encoding tRNA guanosine(34) transglycosylase Tgt, which yields MNFKFEIIKKSSKSKARVGKLYTPHGVVDTPMFQPVGTLGTVKTMTFRDLNELEAQIILSNTYHLYLRPGIELIKAAGGLHKFMHWDKPILTDSGGFQVFSLAHMRTVTDTGVEFTSHLDGTKHFLTPEKVVDIQTAFGSDIMMPLDECVAYPCGKQEAEAALIRTTSWAKQAYKYWQNKKQAETCPTLFGIAQGSTYKDLRKISAEQIAEIGFPGYGIGGLSVGEPQNEMFEMLDIVTDILQPDRPRHLLGVGYAPDILGGIKLGADLFDCVIPTRLARHGSFLTLEGKTSIRRAEFEKDFSPIDPECDCFACRNFSKAYIRHLFWAREITAMHLLTIHNLRFFMRLMEKTRRDILEDRI from the coding sequence ATGAATTTTAAATTTGAAATAATAAAGAAATCGAGCAAATCGAAAGCCCGGGTAGGGAAGCTCTATACGCCGCACGGCGTGGTCGACACGCCGATGTTCCAGCCGGTCGGGACGCTGGGGACGGTCAAGACGATGACTTTCCGCGATCTTAACGAGTTAGAAGCCCAGATCATCCTCTCTAATACTTATCATCTCTATCTGCGGCCGGGGATCGAGTTGATCAAAGCGGCTGGCGGTCTTCATAAATTCATGCATTGGGATAAACCGATCCTCACCGATTCAGGCGGGTTCCAAGTCTTCTCTCTGGCTCACATGCGGACAGTGACCGATACCGGCGTGGAATTCACCTCTCACCTGGATGGGACCAAGCATTTTCTAACTCCGGAGAAAGTCGTGGATATCCAAACTGCTTTTGGTTCGGACATTATGATGCCGCTTGATGAATGCGTCGCTTATCCCTGCGGGAAGCAGGAAGCGGAAGCGGCTTTGATTCGAACGACCAGTTGGGCGAAGCAGGCTTATAAGTATTGGCAGAATAAAAAGCAGGCCGAAACCTGTCCGACTCTATTTGGCATCGCTCAAGGCTCCACCTATAAAGACTTGCGAAAGATCTCGGCCGAACAGATTGCCGAGATCGGCTTTCCCGGTTACGGGATCGGCGGGCTTTCCGTCGGCGAGCCGCAAAATGAGATGTTCGAGATGCTCGACATAGTTACCGATATCCTTCAGCCCGACCGTCCCCGGCATTTGTTGGGGGTCGGGTACGCTCCTGACATCTTAGGCGGGATTAAGTTGGGGGCCGACCTTTTTGACTGCGTGATCCCAACCCGGCTCGCCCGGCACGGCTCATTTTTGACCCTCGAAGGGAAAACAAGCATTAGACGAGCGGAGTTTGAAAAGGACTTCTCGCCGATCGATCCGGAATGCGACTGCTTTGCCTGCCGTAATTTCTCCAAAGCCTACATCCGCCACCTCTTCTGGGCCAGAGAAATAACCGCCATGCACCTTCTAACGATCCACAACCTTCGTTTTTTTATGCGTTTGATGGAGAAGACAAGAAGGGATATTTTAGAAGACCGGATTTAA
- a CDS encoding polymer-forming cytoskeletal protein, which produces MGVFNSTGKKGPMFEGVNSVLGEHSTFKGEIVTGGSISVNGFFEGKIKADGEVLVLPSGMISGEIFGGSIVISGKVEGNIKANGNLEIAKTGKVRGELCGERIIIEEGASYSGKVTVNPGAKEEGLGDAMIENYSERKTPIFSN; this is translated from the coding sequence ATGGGCGTATTTAACAGTACCGGGAAAAAGGGGCCGATGTTCGAGGGGGTCAATTCCGTTCTGGGCGAGCATTCGACCTTTAAGGGTGAAATTGTCACCGGCGGGTCGATCAGCGTCAACGGTTTCTTTGAAGGAAAGATCAAAGCGGACGGCGAAGTCCTGGTCCTGCCGAGCGGCATGATCTCCGGCGAGATCTTCGGCGGGTCGATTGTTATTTCGGGAAAAGTTGAAGGGAACATCAAAGCTAACGGGAACCTGGAGATCGCCAAGACCGGTAAGGTCAGGGGCGAATTATGCGGCGAACGGATCATCATTGAAGAAGGGGCCTCCTATAGCGGCAAAGTGACCGTTAACCCGGGAGCGAAGGAAGAAGGTCTGGGCGACGCGATGATCGAAAACTATTCCGAGCGAAAAACCCCGATCTTTTCCAACTAA
- a CDS encoding DUF2905 domain-containing protein: protein MAIESLGRMLIYIGVIVVLIGGFFVLSAKLPWIGRLPGDIMYRRENLTVLVPITTMIIASIVLTVLLNFIIRR from the coding sequence ATGGCTATTGAGTCACTGGGACGGATGTTGATCTATATTGGCGTGATTGTGGTCTTGATCGGGGGGTTCTTTGTCCTTTCGGCCAAGCTCCCCTGGATCGGCCGGTTGCCTGGCGATATCATGTATCGCCGGGAAAATCTGACGGTCCTGGTCCCGATCACCACGATGATCATCGCCAGTATTGTCTTAACTGTTTTGCTTAACTTTATCATCCGTCGTTAA
- a CDS encoding deoxyguanosinetriphosphate triphosphohydrolase — protein MREEIEGREKQFLSPHAAFSAKTRGRKKQEKECPLRTAFQRDRDRIIHSKSFRRLKHKTQVFISPVEDHFRTRLTHTLEVAQIARTIARALALNEDLAEAIALGHDLGHTPFGHAGEYVLDEVLKHYGRRFYHNEQSLRVVEHLEREGEGLNLTWEVLDGIRNHTPDDPWPATLEGCIVRLADRIAYLRHDMEDAIVAGVLKGGQLPRRHMRVLGKNILDRIVTDIVKHSRNKPVIRMSREVQTAMDGLYDFMYKNVYTNPTAKHEEKKVPELLQRLFRYYHYNLQFQKGVKESDQLQHTVDFIAGMTDRYAINKFQELFVPDEWRQTA, from the coding sequence ATTCGTGAGGAAATCGAGGGGCGGGAGAAGCAATTTCTCTCGCCCCACGCTGCTTTCTCGGCCAAGACCCGGGGCCGCAAAAAGCAGGAAAAAGAATGCCCGCTCCGCACCGCTTTCCAGCGTGACCGTGACAGGATTATCCATTCCAAGTCTTTTCGCCGTTTAAAACATAAGACCCAGGTTTTTATCTCACCGGTGGAAGATCATTTCCGGACCCGGCTGACCCATACCCTGGAAGTGGCGCAGATCGCCCGGACCATTGCCCGGGCCCTGGCCTTGAACGAAGATTTAGCGGAAGCAATCGCTCTTGGCCACGATCTGGGACATACCCCGTTCGGCCACGCCGGCGAATATGTGCTGGATGAGGTGCTCAAACATTACGGCCGGCGCTTCTATCACAACGAGCAGAGCCTGCGGGTCGTCGAACACCTGGAGCGGGAAGGCGAAGGGCTCAACCTGACCTGGGAAGTACTGGACGGGATCCGCAACCACACCCCGGACGATCCCTGGCCGGCGACGCTCGAAGGGTGCATCGTCCGCCTGGCCGACCGGATCGCCTATCTGCGACACGACATGGAAGACGCCATCGTCGCCGGCGTGCTGAAAGGCGGGCAGCTTCCCCGCCGGCATATGCGGGTCCTGGGGAAGAACATTCTCGACCGGATCGTAACCGATATCGTCAAACACAGCCGGAACAAGCCGGTCATCAGGATGAGCCGGGAGGTCCAGACCGCCATGGACGGTCTCTACGATTTTATGTACAAAAACGTTTACACTAACCCGACCGCCAAGCACGAAGAGAAAAAAGTGCCGGAACTGCTGCAGCGTCTGTTCCGCTACTATCACTACAACCTGCAGTTCCAAAAAGGCGTTAAGGAATCCGACCAGCTCCAGCACACCGTCGATTTCATCGCCGGCATGACCGACCGCTACGCCATCAATAAATTTCAGGAGCTTTTCGTCCCCGACGAATGGAGGCAAACTGCTTGA
- a CDS encoding TonB-dependent receptor, protein MKLFIVLFLGLIASSVFAADVPTFYGQEVLVTGSRSVQLLSVSPWNATIIKEAELRNFHNVGEAVRNVAGIDLISYGYLGSVNSARLRGANATQVLVLIDGRRMNSPTLGTFDLGDILTSNIERVEVVRAPLSALYGSDAVSGVINIITKEPKEEKSFSVTTASFGTWQYNAKLAGGNYFLTADYLKSDGFRQNGAYVAKNVYGKLTLPLGFADLVVDGGYYDAVKGIPGVPTSESDPASATQPNDRQTDKNIMISAALRKETFSLRAYANSLDQQIDPYLFGACYNKGWRNALEWQQELNLGLGKTLYGAEAVEDRGDSTLAGQHSIRNYAFFVQDELALGRMALSATVRADKHSLAGTSVNPRVGLTYQLNKTMALKLSAGSAFRAPTLNELYWNDPAWGMFGSASLKPEKSTSYNISLERNLSDRQIVRLSYYNASFTDMILWAYDPGTYLTQATNIGEVRSEGVEFDLEHNFAAGKGYVNYTYQKVVDKKMAVDKIVPYTPQSKYNVGLVAGGNSVLVRYVGTRFIDSQNLIELPAYTVVDLKLTRPISGAEVSFGVNNLFDERYSEAIGADPTTYELRKYPMPGRNYSLGVKWAI, encoded by the coding sequence ATGAAATTGTTTATTGTGTTGTTCCTTGGCTTAATTGCTTCTTCGGTTTTTGCCGCTGATGTCCCGACCTTTTACGGCCAGGAAGTCCTGGTCACCGGTTCCCGTTCCGTTCAACTGCTAAGTGTTTCTCCCTGGAACGCGACCATTATCAAAGAGGCCGAGTTGCGTAACTTCCATAATGTCGGTGAAGCGGTCCGCAACGTCGCCGGCATCGATCTGATCTCTTACGGCTATCTTGGCTCCGTTAATTCGGCCCGCCTGCGCGGGGCGAACGCGACCCAGGTCCTGGTCCTGATCGACGGCCGGCGGATGAATTCGCCGACCCTGGGGACCTTTGACCTCGGTGATATTCTAACTTCGAATATCGAGCGGGTGGAGGTCGTTCGGGCGCCGCTTTCCGCCCTGTACGGATCCGACGCGGTTTCCGGCGTGATCAACATTATCACCAAAGAACCGAAGGAGGAAAAAAGTTTTTCCGTCACGACCGCTTCCTTTGGGACCTGGCAATATAACGCCAAATTGGCCGGAGGAAATTATTTCTTGACCGCCGACTACCTTAAGTCTGACGGTTTCCGCCAGAATGGGGCGTACGTCGCCAAGAACGTTTATGGAAAATTAACTCTGCCGCTCGGCTTTGCCGACCTGGTGGTTGACGGCGGGTATTACGACGCAGTCAAGGGGATCCCGGGGGTCCCGACTTCGGAAAGCGACCCCGCTTCCGCCACCCAGCCGAACGACCGGCAGACCGATAAAAACATCATGATCAGCGCCGCGCTGAGAAAAGAGACCTTTTCCCTGCGGGCCTACGCCAATAGCTTGGACCAGCAGATCGACCCGTATCTTTTTGGGGCTTGTTATAACAAAGGGTGGCGCAACGCTCTGGAATGGCAGCAAGAGCTCAACCTTGGCCTGGGGAAGACCCTTTACGGGGCCGAAGCGGTTGAGGACCGGGGCGATTCGACCCTGGCGGGCCAACATTCGATCCGCAATTACGCCTTTTTTGTGCAAGATGAGCTGGCCTTGGGGCGAATGGCCTTGTCGGCGACTGTTAGGGCGGACAAACATAGTTTAGCCGGGACCTCGGTCAACCCGCGGGTCGGCTTAACCTATCAGTTAAACAAAACGATGGCGCTCAAACTTTCGGCCGGGAGCGCTTTCCGGGCCCCGACCCTGAACGAACTTTACTGGAACGACCCGGCCTGGGGGATGTTCGGCAGTGCCAGCCTGAAGCCGGAAAAATCGACCTCATATAATATCAGCCTGGAACGGAACTTAAGTGACCGGCAAATTGTCAGGTTGAGTTACTATAACGCCAGCTTTACCGATATGATCCTTTGGGCGTATGATCCGGGGACCTATCTGACCCAAGCGACCAACATCGGCGAAGTCCGTTCCGAAGGGGTGGAGTTTGACCTGGAGCATAATTTTGCCGCCGGGAAAGGGTACGTTAATTATACTTACCAGAAAGTGGTCGACAAAAAAATGGCGGTCGATAAGATCGTCCCCTATACGCCGCAGTCTAAATACAATGTCGGCCTGGTCGCCGGCGGAAATAGTGTGCTGGTCCGGTATGTCGGGACCCGCTTTATCGACTCCCAGAACCTGATCGAGCTGCCGGCTTACACGGTGGTTGACCTGAAGCTGACCCGGCCGATTAGTGGAGCGGAGGTTTCTTTTGGGGTGAACAACCTTTTTGATGAACGTTACAGCGAAGCGATCGGGGCCGATCCGACTACTTATGAGCTGCGCAAGTACCCGATGCCGGGGCGCAATTATTCGCTGGGCGTGAAATGGGCGATTTAG
- a CDS encoding polysaccharide deacetylase family protein, whose protein sequence is MLLLVLTGCVGPSVEVSRHKDLPPTPAIKYSFKKFPVLEYHLIRRPEARWSRTPENFWRDLEWLRAHDYYPFNLRDILAGFPGLPKGKTPVVLTFDDSSSSQFRYLPNGEVDPECAVGIIKKFAAKYPDWPARGTFFIVVRTNNPDRNIFGQPERPEYKAKKLRQLEEWGFEVASHTYSHDRLGNISTKEAAYSLARSSKALSDVTGRPVVSLALPMGLYPSDETVFSGRYQKIAYDYKLAAEVAGGLQPAPGSPGFNPLHIRRIQTIAGEWRKFFNRLL, encoded by the coding sequence TTGTTGCTATTAGTCCTTACCGGTTGTGTTGGGCCTTCAGTTGAGGTTAGCAGACACAAAGACTTGCCGCCGACTCCGGCGATCAAATATTCCTTTAAGAAATTCCCGGTCCTGGAGTATCACCTGATCCGCCGGCCGGAAGCCCGCTGGTCGCGAACCCCGGAAAACTTTTGGCGCGATTTGGAATGGCTGCGTGCCCACGACTACTATCCTTTTAACCTGCGCGATATTCTGGCCGGTTTCCCTGGCTTGCCTAAAGGGAAAACCCCGGTTGTCCTGACTTTTGACGATTCATCGTCGAGCCAGTTCCGCTATTTACCGAATGGGGAGGTGGACCCGGAGTGCGCGGTCGGGATCATTAAAAAGTTCGCGGCCAAGTATCCGGACTGGCCGGCCCGGGGGACCTTTTTTATCGTCGTTAGGACCAATAACCCCGACCGGAATATTTTCGGCCAGCCGGAACGGCCGGAATATAAAGCCAAAAAGCTCCGTCAGCTGGAAGAGTGGGGGTTCGAAGTCGCGTCGCATACCTACAGTCATGATCGGTTGGGAAATATTTCGACCAAGGAGGCGGCCTATTCGCTGGCCCGGTCGTCAAAAGCTTTAAGCGACGTGACCGGCCGCCCGGTCGTTAGCTTGGCTTTGCCGATGGGGTTATATCCGAGCGATGAAACGGTCTTTTCCGGGCGGTACCAGAAGATCGCTTATGATTATAAGTTGGCTGCCGAAGTCGCCGGCGGGCTCCAGCCGGCGCCGGGGAGCCCCGGCTTTAATCCGCTTCACATCCGCCGGATCCAAACGATCGCCGGCGAATGGCGGAAATTCTTTAACCGCTTACTTTAA